A genome region from Nitrospinaceae bacterium includes the following:
- the surE gene encoding 5'/3'-nucleotidase SurE, with amino-acid sequence MARILLSNDDGVTSEGLLALHQSVSALGQVSVVAPDREQSAAGHSLSLHRPLRIDVFKEGWCAVDGTPTDCINLALNGLFKDAPPDIVLSGINKGGNLGDDITYSGTVAAAMEATLLGIPAVAMSLSHENGEVLNFELAQDFAQKITKQVLQNGLGEGVLLNVNVPNIPLDKCRGVRVTRQGKRIYGDAIVEKIDPRGREYFWIGGSGLNWVREPDTDFDAIVNNFISVTPIRLDLTDFDAIKSIEKWNF; translated from the coding sequence GAGTGCGCTCGGGCAGGTTTCTGTCGTGGCGCCTGACCGAGAGCAAAGCGCGGCAGGTCACTCTCTGAGCCTTCATCGGCCCCTGAGAATAGACGTGTTCAAGGAGGGTTGGTGCGCCGTTGACGGCACGCCCACTGATTGTATCAACCTGGCACTTAATGGTCTGTTCAAGGATGCACCACCCGATATTGTCCTCTCGGGCATCAACAAGGGGGGTAATCTGGGCGACGACATCACCTATTCGGGAACAGTGGCCGCCGCGATGGAGGCGACCCTTCTCGGTATCCCCGCCGTAGCGATGTCGCTCTCTCATGAAAACGGCGAGGTGTTGAATTTCGAGTTGGCCCAGGATTTTGCTCAGAAGATCACTAAACAGGTTCTTCAAAACGGCTTGGGTGAGGGAGTGCTTTTAAACGTTAATGTGCCCAATATCCCACTCGATAAATGCCGGGGTGTCCGCGTCACTCGCCAGGGAAAGCGAATTTATGGTGACGCCATTGTCGAGAAAATCGATCCGCGTGGCAGGGAATATTTCTGGATAGGGGGAAGCGGCTTGAATTGGGTTCGCGAGCCTGACACGGATTTCGATGCCATAGTGAACAATTTCATTTCGGTAACGCCCATTCGTTTAGACCTCACGGATTTCGATGCCATCAAAAGCATAGAAAAATGGAACTTTTGA